A stretch of Streptomyces vietnamensis DNA encodes these proteins:
- a CDS encoding ADP-ribosylglycohydrolase family protein: MGFTDGELGDRILGGWTGRIAGNMLGKPVERGDHWTREHIDAYLRLTDALPLTDYLPPPPPDAAGFELRPEWERCVRGGIDGSCRDDDVDWSVLGLHLLETYGFAFSTEQVGEEWLLRLPYLQTFTAERVAYRNLANGLRPPLTATYDNPYQEWIGALIRADVYGWTCPGDPRRAASLARRDAVLSHTGNGVYGAMWAAALIAAAFTAPDVRSALETSLERVPASSRLARTVRGTIALYESGLDWSEALTELAERTAGLGWIHTVPNAAVLTAGLLYGEGDFTRTIALTVRGGLDTDSNGATAGSVAGVRCGAAAIPPQWSEPLRDRVRSAVFGFDGVRIGELAERTLRLAERTE; encoded by the coding sequence ATGGGGTTCACGGACGGGGAGCTCGGGGACCGGATCCTGGGCGGCTGGACGGGCCGGATCGCCGGGAACATGCTCGGCAAGCCCGTGGAGCGCGGGGACCACTGGACCCGGGAGCACATCGACGCGTATCTGCGGCTGACCGACGCGCTCCCGCTGACGGACTACCTCCCTCCCCCGCCGCCCGACGCGGCGGGCTTCGAGCTGCGGCCCGAGTGGGAGCGGTGCGTGCGGGGCGGGATCGACGGGAGCTGCCGGGACGACGACGTCGACTGGTCGGTCCTGGGCCTGCACCTCCTGGAGACGTACGGCTTCGCGTTCAGCACCGAGCAGGTCGGGGAGGAGTGGCTGCTGCGGCTGCCGTACCTGCAGACGTTCACGGCGGAGCGGGTCGCCTACCGGAACCTCGCGAACGGGCTGCGGCCGCCGCTGACGGCCACGTACGACAATCCGTACCAGGAGTGGATCGGGGCGCTGATCCGGGCCGACGTGTACGGCTGGACCTGTCCGGGCGATCCCCGCCGGGCGGCCTCGCTGGCCCGCCGGGACGCGGTCCTCTCGCACACCGGGAACGGGGTGTACGGGGCGATGTGGGCGGCGGCGCTGATCGCGGCGGCCTTCACCGCGCCGGACGTGCGGTCCGCCCTGGAGACGAGCCTGGAGCGGGTGCCGGCGAGCAGCCGGCTCGCCCGGACCGTACGGGGCACGATCGCGCTGTACGAGTCGGGGCTCGACTGGTCGGAGGCCCTCACCGAGCTCGCGGAGCGGACGGCGGGCCTCGGCTGGATCCACACCGTCCCGAACGCGGCCGTCCTGACCGCCGGACTCCTGTACGGGGAGGGGGACTTCACCCGCACGATCGCGCTGACCGTCCGCGGCGGCCTGGACACCGACTCCAACGGGGCGACGGCGGGCTCGGTGGCCGGGGTCCGCTGCGGCGCGGCCGCGATCCCGCCACAGTGGTCGGAACCCCTGCGGGACCGGGTGCGCAGCGCCGTCTTCGGCTTCGACGGGGTCCGGATCGGCGAACTGGCGGAACGGACGCTGCGGTTGGCGGAGCGGACGGAGTGA
- a CDS encoding BCCT family transporter → MGTEKIIPDGTTNGRGDGRSDGRPDGTVIGIGVVAVVAVVGWAALGGDSFDRASSTALTWVLSNFAWLFVVAADTFLVLCVVIALSRFGRIRLGADDSEPEFTNLAWIAMMFSAGMGIGLMFYGVGEPLTHFLTPPPASGVPAGTGAAARTALEYSFFHWTLTPWAIYGIAGLALAYAGFRKGRGNRLSSAFVPLMGARRADSWPGKAIDLLAVFATVFGTATSLGLGALQVAEGLNLTMGVENSTATQLIIIVALSGAFVLSAFSGLHKGVKWLSTLNIVLAACLMLFVFLLGPTVYVLDTIPASVGGYLHQLLPMASRTGAFTDRDWLGAWTIFYWAWWLSWAPFVGTFIARISRGRTIREFLVGVLLVPSGATVVWFCVMGGTAIRLESTGAADLAAAVKDGAEASLFAMLEALPIGTVTSVIAMLLVMTYFITSADSASLVMGSLTSRGSLHPPTWLVVTWGVLMAAVAAVLLVAGGLTSLQTATILVALPFVVVMLVLCFALLKELREDPGAGPARHPAMHGLRDAVRTLVGEALTERGGDGRGGAGQGGGRYGRESLEKARTGAEPPED, encoded by the coding sequence ATGGGTACGGAAAAGATCATTCCGGATGGCACGACCAACGGCAGAGGCGACGGCAGAAGCGACGGCAGGCCCGACGGCACGGTCATCGGGATCGGGGTCGTGGCCGTCGTCGCGGTCGTCGGCTGGGCGGCGCTGGGCGGGGACTCCTTCGACCGCGCGTCCTCCACGGCTCTGACGTGGGTGTTGTCGAACTTCGCCTGGTTGTTCGTGGTCGCCGCGGACACCTTCCTGGTGCTGTGCGTGGTGATCGCGCTGAGCCGCTTCGGCCGGATCAGGCTGGGCGCGGACGACTCGGAGCCGGAGTTCACGAACCTGGCGTGGATCGCGATGATGTTCAGCGCGGGCATGGGCATCGGCCTGATGTTCTACGGGGTCGGGGAGCCGCTGACGCACTTCCTGACCCCTCCTCCGGCGAGCGGGGTCCCGGCGGGGACGGGCGCGGCGGCCCGGACGGCCCTGGAGTACTCGTTCTTCCACTGGACGCTGACCCCGTGGGCGATCTACGGCATCGCGGGGCTCGCGCTCGCGTACGCGGGCTTCCGCAAGGGCCGGGGGAACCGGCTGAGCTCCGCGTTCGTGCCGCTGATGGGGGCGCGCCGGGCGGATTCCTGGCCGGGGAAGGCGATCGACCTGCTCGCGGTGTTCGCGACGGTTTTCGGGACGGCGACGAGTCTGGGTCTCGGCGCCCTCCAGGTCGCCGAGGGGCTGAACCTGACGATGGGCGTGGAGAACTCCACGGCCACCCAGCTGATCATCATCGTGGCGCTCTCGGGGGCCTTCGTCCTGTCGGCGTTCTCCGGGCTCCACAAGGGCGTGAAGTGGCTGTCCACGCTGAACATCGTCCTCGCGGCCTGTCTGATGCTCTTCGTGTTCCTGCTGGGCCCGACCGTCTACGTCCTCGACACCATCCCGGCCTCGGTCGGCGGCTATCTGCACCAGCTGCTGCCGATGGCGAGCCGGACGGGCGCGTTCACCGACCGCGACTGGCTGGGCGCGTGGACGATCTTCTACTGGGCGTGGTGGCTGTCCTGGGCGCCGTTCGTCGGCACCTTCATCGCCCGGATCTCGCGCGGCCGGACGATCCGCGAGTTCCTGGTGGGGGTGCTGCTCGTACCGTCGGGGGCGACGGTGGTGTGGTTCTGCGTCATGGGCGGGACCGCGATCCGGCTCGAGTCGACGGGCGCGGCGGACCTGGCGGCGGCGGTGAAGGACGGCGCCGAGGCCTCGCTGTTCGCGATGCTGGAGGCGCTGCCGATCGGGACGGTCACCTCGGTGATCGCGATGCTCCTGGTGATGACGTACTTCATCACGAGCGCGGACTCGGCCTCCCTGGTGATGGGTTCGCTGACGAGCCGCGGCTCGCTCCATCCGCCGACCTGGCTGGTGGTGACCTGGGGCGTCCTGATGGCGGCCGTGGCGGCGGTGCTGCTCGTGGCGGGCGGTCTGACCTCGCTGCAGACGGCGACGATCCTGGTGGCGCTGCCGTTCGTGGTGGTGATGCTGGTGCTGTGCTTCGCGCTCCTGAAGGAGCTGCGGGAGGACCCGGGGGCGGGCCCGGCCCGGCACCCCGCGATGCACGGGCTGCGGGACGCGGTGCGGACCCTGGTCGGGGAGGCGCTGACCGAGCGGGGCGGCGACGGGCGGGGTGGCGCGGGGCAGGGCGGCGGCCGGTACGGCCGGGAGTCGCTGGAGAAGGCCCGTACCGGCGCGGAGCCGCCCGAGGACTGA
- a CDS encoding glycerate kinase: protein MTDGAATQVAHVLVAADKFKGSLTAVQVAERVTAGLRRVLPELTVETLPVADGGDGTVAAAVAAGFERREVRVTGPLGEPVTAAYALRGTTAVVEMAEASGLQLLPPGVFAPLTATTYGSGELLRAALDAGATTLVFGVGGSATTDGGAGMLAALGARFLDAAGEPVGPGGAPLADLATADLSGLDPRFASVDFILASDVDNPLTGPKGAPAVYGPQKGATPDDVRTLDAALAHFATVLEKAIGPRAAEAAVAPGAGGAGGIGYGALILGASFRPGIELMLEVLGFAPALERATLVITGEGSLDEQTLHGKAPAGVAAAARAADKEVVAVCGRLALPPEALGAAGIRRAYALAELEPDPAKSMANAGPLLEEAASNIARDFLS from the coding sequence GTGACGGACGGGGCAGCAACTCAGGTCGCTCACGTGCTCGTGGCGGCCGACAAGTTCAAGGGCTCGCTCACGGCCGTACAGGTCGCGGAGCGGGTCACAGCAGGACTGCGACGGGTCCTCCCGGAGCTCACGGTGGAGACGCTGCCCGTCGCGGACGGCGGCGACGGCACCGTCGCGGCGGCCGTCGCGGCCGGCTTCGAACGGCGCGAGGTCCGCGTGACCGGGCCGCTCGGCGAGCCGGTCACCGCGGCGTACGCGCTGCGCGGCACCACCGCGGTCGTCGAGATGGCCGAGGCCTCGGGCCTCCAGCTCCTCCCGCCCGGCGTGTTCGCCCCCCTGACGGCGACCACGTACGGCTCCGGAGAGCTGCTCCGCGCCGCCCTCGACGCCGGTGCGACCACCCTCGTCTTCGGCGTCGGCGGCAGCGCCACCACCGACGGCGGCGCCGGCATGCTCGCCGCGCTCGGCGCCCGCTTCCTCGACGCGGCCGGCGAGCCCGTCGGCCCCGGCGGCGCGCCGCTCGCCGACCTCGCCACGGCCGACCTCAGCGGCCTCGACCCGCGCTTCGCCTCCGTCGACTTCATCCTCGCGAGCGACGTCGACAACCCGCTGACCGGCCCCAAGGGCGCGCCCGCCGTCTACGGACCGCAGAAGGGCGCCACCCCGGACGACGTCCGCACCCTCGACGCGGCCCTCGCCCACTTCGCCACCGTCCTGGAGAAGGCCATCGGCCCCCGGGCCGCCGAGGCCGCCGTCGCGCCCGGCGCGGGCGGCGCGGGCGGCATCGGGTACGGCGCGCTCATCCTCGGCGCGAGCTTCCGGCCCGGCATCGAGCTGATGCTGGAGGTCCTCGGCTTCGCGCCCGCGCTCGAGCGGGCCACCCTCGTCATCACCGGCGAGGGCTCCCTCGACGAGCAGACCCTCCACGGCAAGGCCCCGGCCGGCGTCGCCGCCGCCGCCCGCGCCGCCGACAAGGAGGTCGTCGCGGTCTGCGGCCGCCTCGCCCTCCCGCCGGAGGCCCTGGGCGCGGCCGGCATCCGCCGCGCGTACGCCCTCGCGGAGCTGGAGCCGGACCCGGCGAAGTCCATGGCGAACGCGGGCCCGCTGCTGGAGGAAGCGGCGTCGAACATCGCAAGGGACTTCCTGTCGTAG
- a CDS encoding GNAT family N-acetyltransferase, whose protein sequence is MTAARIEENRSHPRLPDLLATYHLANQAEQDKAVATVAELPAVYRAEAEAEDPAAAFAADTVLLATPPGADEPAGCVVLKAPREGRAPEIKRLWVAPEARRKGLAKALMAEALRRAADSGVPAVRLTVWNWREEPLALYRGLGFEIVASWDDRPDLLCLERRLDLIERLDPDAVRAHAPAGLAELLVDAVDSGASVGFLAPLETAEAAAWWSRVAEEAAEGVRDVWAARAPDGRLTGVVTLVRAGTANGRHRGEIARLLVHRCARGRGLGYRLLATAEAHAAATGLSLLVLDTQTGSPAERLYRGAGWTAAGTIPDFAADPAGTLRATTLYYKQV, encoded by the coding sequence ATGACTGCTGCACGCATCGAGGAGAACCGCTCCCACCCCCGCCTCCCCGACCTCCTCGCCACCTACCACCTGGCCAATCAGGCCGAGCAGGACAAGGCCGTGGCGACCGTCGCCGAGCTCCCGGCCGTATACCGTGCCGAGGCCGAGGCCGAGGACCCGGCAGCCGCGTTCGCCGCCGACACCGTTCTGCTCGCCACTCCGCCCGGTGCGGACGAGCCCGCCGGCTGTGTCGTCCTCAAGGCCCCCCGCGAGGGCCGCGCGCCCGAGATCAAGCGGCTCTGGGTCGCGCCCGAGGCCCGCAGGAAGGGCCTCGCGAAGGCGCTGATGGCCGAGGCCCTGCGCCGGGCCGCGGACTCCGGCGTGCCCGCCGTGCGCCTCACGGTCTGGAACTGGCGGGAGGAGCCGCTCGCCCTCTACCGCGGCCTCGGTTTCGAGATCGTCGCCTCCTGGGACGACCGGCCGGATCTCCTCTGTCTGGAGCGGCGGCTCGATCTCATCGAGCGCCTCGACCCGGACGCCGTACGGGCCCACGCCCCGGCCGGGCTCGCCGAGCTCCTCGTGGACGCCGTGGACAGCGGGGCCTCCGTCGGCTTCCTGGCGCCCCTGGAGACCGCCGAGGCGGCCGCCTGGTGGTCCCGGGTCGCCGAGGAGGCCGCGGAGGGCGTACGGGACGTCTGGGCTGCCCGCGCCCCCGACGGGCGGCTCACCGGCGTCGTCACCCTCGTCCGCGCCGGTACGGCCAACGGCCGGCACCGCGGCGAGATCGCCCGGCTCCTCGTCCACCGCTGCGCCCGCGGCCGGGGCCTCGGGTACCGCCTGCTGGCCACGGCGGAGGCCCACGCCGCCGCCACGGGCCTGAGCCTGCTCGTCCTGGACACCCAGACCGGCAGCCCGGCCGAGCGCCTCTACCGGGGCGCGGGCTGGACCGCCGCCGGGACGATCCCGGACTTCGCCGCCGACCCGGCCGGCACCCTCCGCGCCACCACGCTCTACTACAAGCAGGTCTAG